In a single window of the Candidatus Limnocylindrales bacterium genome:
- a CDS encoding DUF1566 domain-containing protein has protein sequence MGRIQRWNVVALAAGVLLTASTSAMAAAACGDVNANGTVTSSDALAVLKEAVGQPVNLQCGAPAQPLKTGDTINRGSRSDGFLETGVARSFLDNGDGTITDDATGLTWEKKDNAGGIHDRDNEYTWSTGNGEINGTIVSDFLAGLNASGGFAGHTDWRIPNRFELETLLNAGEEVPSTWPVFATTCNGGCTIHTCSCTLSGYYWTSTTFQSDTSGAWAIRFNDGGVNAILKTTTLHARAVRGGL, from the coding sequence ATGGGACGGATACAGAGATGGAACGTAGTTGCGCTGGCGGCCGGTGTCTTGCTGACCGCTTCGACTTCCGCCATGGCAGCGGCGGCGTGCGGTGACGTCAATGCCAACGGCACCGTGACGTCGTCCGATGCACTGGCGGTGCTCAAGGAGGCCGTCGGCCAGCCGGTGAATCTGCAGTGCGGGGCTCCGGCGCAGCCGCTCAAAACCGGCGACACGATCAATCGCGGGTCGCGTTCCGACGGGTTTCTGGAGACCGGCGTCGCCCGATCGTTCCTCGACAACGGCGACGGCACGATCACCGACGACGCGACCGGGCTGACATGGGAGAAGAAGGACAACGCCGGCGGCATTCACGACCGCGACAACGAATACACGTGGTCGACCGGAAATGGCGAGATCAACGGCACGATCGTGTCGGACTTTCTCGCCGGCCTGAATGCATCCGGCGGATTCGCAGGACACACGGACTGGCGCATTCCGAATCGTTTCGAGCTCGAAACGCTGCTCAACGCCGGCGAAGAGGTACCGTCGACGTGGCCGGTGTTCGCAACCACCTGCAACGGCGGCTGCACGATTCATACCTGCAGCTGCACGCTGTCGGGATACTACTGGACGTCGACGACGTTCCAGAGCGACACGAGCGGCGCGTGGGCCATCCGTTTCAACGACGGCGGAGTGAACGCGATCCTGAAGACCACGACGCTTCACGCGCGCGCGGTGCGCGGCGGGCTGTGA
- a CDS encoding alginate export family protein, translated as MSEKRGMSRAFAALAIALPLSAGIAAAAGETPAAADAPHSALSKLKISGAWRFRNEVWDFFEPSGVAGANNTYDFVGSDLRLAATWTDDWFDALVEGQGVFLGNLPDHATGGPTEGPLGLGALYRANNGDNENEGDVYLRQGALKLKKLGVPGLWVRGGRLSLSEGKEAISAEPTLAWLANMRIAERLIGPFDFTYAGRSFDSAQVSWTHDAYNVTAFGGKPTQGGVAIDGMDEIDDIAVGYASVNLTSPSYAKNTAARLFYIYYEDDRPVDNKPLVMLDNRPLAIRQADVSNISIHTIGGDVLQVVPTPIGPVDLLGWFAYQGGDWGSLDHSAWAFAFEAGLQPSKLPWKPWLRAGFDMGSGDNNNTDGDHETFFQILPTARVYSWSTFYNLMNSEDAFVQVILRPKAGLVWRTDLHVVRLSDDDDLWYFGGGAAREHKQPGFGFGGRPSDGKDSLMEVLETQVSYNWNDYVATTFYYGHMFGEDVVESDFSGKSANYAFMEFTLKLPPMGPN; from the coding sequence ATGTCTGAAAAAAGGGGAATGAGCCGCGCGTTTGCGGCGCTTGCGATCGCACTGCCGCTTTCTGCAGGGATTGCCGCTGCCGCCGGGGAAACCCCGGCGGCGGCCGACGCACCGCACTCGGCGCTGTCGAAACTGAAGATTTCCGGTGCGTGGAGATTTCGTAACGAAGTCTGGGATTTCTTCGAGCCGTCGGGTGTTGCTGGGGCGAACAACACGTACGACTTCGTCGGCAGCGACCTGCGGCTTGCCGCGACCTGGACCGACGACTGGTTCGATGCGCTCGTCGAAGGGCAGGGCGTGTTCCTCGGGAATCTTCCCGATCATGCGACCGGCGGCCCCACGGAAGGACCGCTCGGACTCGGCGCGCTCTACCGCGCGAACAACGGCGACAACGAAAACGAAGGCGACGTGTATCTTCGCCAGGGTGCGCTCAAGCTGAAGAAGCTCGGCGTTCCGGGCCTGTGGGTCCGGGGCGGGCGCCTGTCGCTGTCCGAAGGCAAGGAGGCGATCTCTGCAGAGCCCACGCTCGCATGGCTTGCGAACATGCGCATCGCGGAGCGACTGATCGGCCCGTTCGATTTCACGTATGCCGGGCGCTCGTTCGATTCCGCGCAGGTCTCGTGGACGCACGATGCGTACAATGTGACCGCGTTCGGCGGCAAGCCGACGCAGGGTGGAGTGGCCATCGACGGAATGGACGAGATCGACGATATCGCCGTCGGCTATGCGTCGGTCAACCTTACGAGCCCGTCGTACGCGAAGAACACGGCGGCGCGCCTGTTCTACATCTACTACGAGGACGACCGGCCGGTCGACAACAAGCCGCTCGTGATGCTCGACAACCGGCCGCTTGCGATCCGGCAAGCCGACGTGAGCAACATCAGTATTCATACGATCGGCGGAGACGTGCTCCAGGTGGTGCCGACTCCGATCGGTCCCGTCGATCTGCTCGGATGGTTTGCCTACCAGGGCGGCGACTGGGGTTCGCTCGATCACAGCGCGTGGGCGTTCGCATTCGAGGCGGGTCTCCAGCCGTCGAAGCTCCCGTGGAAACCGTGGCTGCGCGCCGGCTTCGACATGGGCTCCGGCGACAACAACAACACCGACGGCGATCACGAAACGTTCTTCCAGATCCTGCCGACCGCGCGCGTCTATTCGTGGTCGACGTTCTACAACCTGATGAACAGCGAGGACGCTTTCGTGCAGGTCATCCTGCGGCCGAAAGCCGGCCTCGTGTGGCGAACCGATCTTCACGTCGTGAGGCTCAGCGACGATGACGATCTGTGGTACTTCGGCGGCGGCGCGGCACGCGAGCACAAGCAGCCGGGATTCGGTTTCGGCGGGCGCCCGTCGGACGGAAAGGACTCGCTGATGGAAGTTCTCGAGACGCAGGTCTCGTACAACTGGAACGATTACGTGGCGACGACGTTCTACTACGGCCACATGTTCGGCGAAGACGTCGTCGAGTCCGACTTCAGCGGGAAGTCGGCGAACTACGCGTTCATGGAGTTCACGCTGAAGCTGCCGCCGATGGGTCCGAACTAG